One Ochotona princeps isolate mOchPri1 chromosome 12, mOchPri1.hap1, whole genome shotgun sequence genomic window, ACCTTCTTAAGTGGTCTGTGTTGGACACATTCCTCTCCTTTTCAATATCATTGATAGGAAAATGCTGGGGGGAGAGGGCAGGAGACTAATCTCCAGTGGGACAGAAGTGAAGACAGAAGAAGTGCCTGGATCAAGTCACCTATAGCCAAATGTCCTTAAAATAGGCTGATCTCTCCAAGAAATGCAGTAAAAATCAATGCATCTGCTAATCTTCCCCTTCCCGAGAGAGGAGCGGGCAGGAGGTCACCATCTCAccacctggctgttgtagtcctCAGTGACAGTCCCCTCCGTGGTCCCATCCTGTTTTGGCCAACGGTGGGCCCTGTGTTCTCTCTGGAGCCTCCGCTCTTCCCGCCTTTTTTGGCGATCCCTCTGGTGAGCTAGCTGCTTGGTGTGATGGTAGCGTTGCTGGAAGAGATCTTTTGCATACTCGTAAAGCTGCATGTCCAGGAAGTTCAGCTCCTCGATGCGCTGGCGGGCACCCTCGTTGATTTCCACATTAGAAGCCCGCGTGATATTGAACTGTGTGAAGGGGGAGATGAACTTGAGGTTGAATGTCCTCTCAAAGAGAAACTGTGTCTTCCTCTGGAATTCAGTGAGCCCAAAGAAAGCCATGTTCTTCAGGTTGTTCTTTGCACTTTGCAACAGGATGGTGTTCCTTTCACTCTCATTCATGAAAGTCAAGTTGTAGCAGCCCACTAGGCTGAGGTCGGCCAGCATTCGCACCTGGCGATTGTTAGCCAGGTTGTAGCTGCAATCCATAAACTCCCGTAAGCTAACCCCAGACCAGTCGTCCCCAGGGTAACAGGTAGGCAGCTCATCAGGGGTGGGGCTTCTTCCATCACACATGTGGAGAGAAGTTTTCCACGTGGCCCCTCGCTGGACATGTTTCCACTCACTCAGGTAACGAGACACTGGATCCCGCAACATTGTGATGTAGTAGAAATTCCTGCAAGAAATTAGAGGCAGAATGTCAGTAGTTGACACCATTAACGCTGGGATGAAGGAGATCcgtaattttatataaaaattgagTCAGTGGACTCTTGTGCTAAACcttcatgtgagattgtttggcTTTGCACAGATAAGGCAGAGTCCATGTAAGGTGCTCCAGAAGTGCATGGGAAATGTGAATTATGAAAAAGAACTATATAAGCATTTTCTAAACATTCCAAAATAAATGAGtattttacttgtattttctaaaaacCATTCGTAGGGACCTCATATGTTTCCATGAAAACACATGGGCTAGCCTTCAaaatttttggaatttttcttcTCCACTGGTACGAGGGGCGGGGGGAGATGAGACAGATAAGGAGTGGGTCATTCATTTACTCAGCTATTATTCATTGACAAATGGCTAATGGCAATAACCACCTCTTACATTCAGAGAAATCGCTATGGTTTATTATCACCCATCTGCTCTTTCTTTGATCCTATAATAAGCTTTATAATAAATGAAGCACTGTTTGagagcaaaacacacacacaaaagtgttGAAGCCAGTGTGATAAGACTAGAAAGGGCACGGCTGGAACCCATCTCCTTCACCTTTTCTATGTACACTGCTATGCTGAAGTGTGTGCTAAGTGACATTGAGGAGGGATGGGTACCTGTACCAATGCTATCACTGAGCCTGTCTAGCACTTCGAGGTCCATTTGTCCTAGAAGCCAAAAGAAAAAGGACTCTGAGGAACTGGTTgcacatcaggcttccatgtatTCTAATTCTAAGATCTCACTTTGGCCTTTTGCCCTTCCATAAAACCCAGCCTTTATTCCAATTCAATCCCGATTCAGCCCTTGTCCCACTGAGCAGGGCTGTTCAGGAATACATGGGTCAATCATAACTTGAGTTACTTTGAGGATAAAAAGTGGTGCTGAATGTTCCTGAACAGGTAAACAAATGATATTGTCACAGAGTCCTGGAACAAAGGATGGTGCTGGATATTTCTGGGTTCCATCAAGTAGGTACGATCCACCAAGCACTGAGTAAGAAAGACTATTGTCCAGCACACCTATGCTCTATCTGGAACCCTGAGCACTAGGGCAAAACCAACACACCTTTTATTCACTTGAATGTCTCTTCTTCAAAGAAGCTTTACATTAAAATTATGTAGATTCAGATAGATAGAAACATTCAGGACGGAATGACATGTGAATATTTTATCATGTCATTCACCTGAATCATTCCTCtatattgctgggtcatatatttacatttaaagaTCAATAGTGGAATGTCTGCCTGCTTTACAATCAAATATGCAAGAAATTTGCAGGAGGAATTGGAATAAAATTGGAGGGGATGGGAAGTTGCCCTGCCTGCTCTTGTCACTACTTCATTCATTATCAGAGAGTGAAGCTATCAGGCCATGGCAGGTTGTTTGCTGAAGAGAGTTACTTTGTTGCTACACTCTGGAGATCAGCTTTGGTGACGGCATTTTATTGTTGCTTTAAAAGAAATCATGAAcaaaagagggaagagaagatTATGTcactctttaaaatgtgtttctgtaAGTGTCAATGGAGACAGTagggaacacagcagaaaaaCCAAGTCAGTGGAAAAGAACACACTTTTATTTCTTGAGGAGGAGAACCTAGCTTTTAGGAATGTTTAGTGAACAGACAGAAAAGGCGGAATTGTTAAAGGCTTATCTTAgaattaagatttattgatttaagtCTAATTGATCATTTGTAAGTTGGGAAATAAGTTTCTGAATTTGTCTTTGCAcagctaaactttttttttataagctCACTAAAACTCTTGGATGGCAAATGCTTTCCTTACAGTTCAGTACTCAAGTCCCATGATGCTGCAAGCTTACCAAATACCAGACATGCTGCTTACAGTAGAGCTATTTCAACAATTTATGACATGAATTTATATAGTTACTGTTATTGGTATTATTACTTATTGTGAATAAACAAAGAATTTGAGGCAATGAAGTAGTTGTTCAAGGTCACACTGGTATTGTTATAGAACTTGTGTT contains:
- the LOC101516548 gene encoding heparan-sulfate 6-O-sulfotransferase 3, with translation MVSTTDILPLISCRNFYYITMLRDPVSRYLSEWKHVQRGATWKTSLHMCDGRSPTPDELPTCYPGDDWSGVSLREFMDCSYNLANNRQVRMLADLSLVGCYNLTFMNESERNTILLQSAKNNLKNMAFFGLTEFQRKTQFLFERTFNLKFISPFTQFNITRASNVEINEGARQRIEELNFLDMQLYEYAKDLFQQRYHHTKQLAHQRDRQKRREERRLQREHRAHRWPKQDGTTEGTVTEDYNSQVVRW